The following are encoded together in the Halomonas halophila genome:
- a CDS encoding ABC transporter permease has protein sequence MSEAVSRLVSRGGTRWLVPLAWAVLLLAACVGMPWLEGLFRLVEPDSRSVVYARADFLTLLGRHLLVVAVAALAAVAIGVGAAVAVTRRAGRDFLPLVAQLASIGQTFPPVAVLALAVPVLGFGTLPIIVALLLYGLLPIVRNTLTGLEGVDSGVREAARGMGMTSGQLLRQVELPLAWPVILAGIRTSVTINIATAAIGATVGASNLGDPIISGIVNGNTAYVLQGALLIGLLALTVDSVFARLQPAAA, from the coding sequence ATGAGTGAGGCGGTGAGTCGCCTGGTCTCGCGGGGAGGGACGCGCTGGCTGGTGCCGCTGGCCTGGGCCGTGCTGCTGCTCGCCGCCTGCGTGGGCATGCCCTGGCTCGAGGGGCTGTTCCGGCTGGTCGAGCCGGACAGCCGCAGCGTCGTCTATGCCCGGGCCGATTTCCTGACGCTGCTGGGCCGCCATCTGCTGGTGGTGGCCGTCGCGGCGCTGGCCGCGGTGGCGATCGGCGTCGGCGCCGCGGTGGCGGTGACGCGGCGTGCCGGCCGCGACTTCCTGCCGCTGGTCGCCCAGCTGGCCTCGATCGGGCAGACCTTCCCGCCGGTGGCGGTGCTGGCGCTGGCGGTGCCGGTGCTGGGTTTCGGCACCCTGCCGATCATCGTCGCATTGCTGCTCTACGGGCTGCTGCCGATCGTGCGCAACACCCTGACCGGGCTCGAGGGCGTCGACTCCGGCGTGCGCGAGGCCGCCCGAGGCATGGGCATGACCAGCGGCCAGCTGCTGCGCCAGGTGGAGCTGCCGCTGGCCTGGCCGGTGATCCTGGCCGGCATCCGCACCTCGGTGACCATCAATATCGCCACCGCGGCGATCGGCGCCACCGTGGGGGCGAGCAATCTGGGCGACCCGATCATCTCCGGCATCGTCAACGGCAATACTGCCTACGTGCTGCAGGGCGCACTGCTGATCGGGCTGCTGGCGCTGACCGTGGACAGCGTCTTCGCCCGGCTGCAGCCGGCCGCCGCTTAA
- a CDS encoding ABC transporter ATP-binding protein — protein sequence MIELIGVSKRFGDTAAVDDISLRVERGELCVLVGTSGCGKSTTLRMINRLIEHSDGEIHIDGQQIRDFREETLRRRMGYAIQSTGLFPHWTVARNIGLVPRLLKWPPARIRERVEELMAMLGLSMQEFAGKYPRQLSGGQAQRVGVARALAADPDILLMDEPFGALDPITRETLQHELRELQSRLQKTIVFVTHDMDEALRLADRLVVMDGGRIRQQGHPLELLREPADAFVESLLGGEDRGLKEAALLTVGERMMPLSPRLLPRERISRHATLREALSMMLWRHAERLAVVDDEDMPVGELSLRQLVGAKHHE from the coding sequence ATGATCGAACTCATCGGCGTGTCCAAGCGCTTCGGTGACACCGCCGCGGTGGACGACATCTCGCTGCGCGTCGAACGCGGCGAGCTGTGCGTGCTGGTGGGCACCTCCGGCTGCGGCAAGTCGACGACGCTGCGCATGATCAACCGCCTGATCGAGCACAGCGACGGCGAGATCCACATCGACGGCCAGCAGATCCGCGACTTCCGCGAGGAGACCCTGCGCCGGCGCATGGGCTATGCGATCCAGAGCACCGGGCTGTTTCCGCACTGGACGGTGGCGCGCAACATCGGCCTGGTGCCGCGGCTGCTGAAATGGCCTCCGGCACGGATCCGCGAGCGGGTCGAGGAGCTGATGGCGATGCTCGGCCTGTCGATGCAGGAATTCGCCGGCAAGTATCCGCGCCAGCTCTCCGGCGGTCAGGCCCAGCGGGTCGGCGTGGCCCGGGCGCTGGCCGCCGATCCCGATATTCTGCTGATGGACGAGCCCTTCGGGGCGCTGGATCCGATCACCCGCGAGACGCTCCAGCACGAACTGCGCGAGCTTCAGTCGCGGCTGCAGAAGACCATCGTCTTCGTCACCCACGACATGGACGAGGCGCTGCGGCTGGCCGATCGGCTGGTGGTCATGGACGGCGGACGCATCCGCCAGCAGGGTCATCCGCTTGAGCTGCTGCGCGAGCCCGCCGACGCTTTCGTCGAATCGCTGCTCGGCGGCGAGGACCGCGGCCTCAAGGAGGCGGCGCTGCTGACCGTCGGCGAGCGGATGATGCCGCTGAGCCCGCGGCTGCTGCCGCGGGAGCGGATCTCCCGCCACGCCACCCTGCGCGAGGCGCTGTCGATGATGCTGTGGCGCCACGCCGAGCGCCTGGCCGTGGTCGATGACGAGGACATGCCGGTCGGCGAGCTGTCGCTGCGCCAGCTGGTGGGGGCGAAGCATCATGAGTGA
- a CDS encoding ABC transporter permease, translating into MSRGVNEETGNRDVPRPNVVLLSLLMATLVAWSGLDAVSVAPNRIVPGQGHAAWEAAGWPVFLISLAPLLAVLALAWRPQRCRLRWALGLVVAMLAALPAWLALAAARLVEADLPQARMGVSAGVWVALFLLLLALIELRTRLALSRTLGWSLLLVPLASFAAWLTFGLEPLALRQEFLARRDGFIAAIVEHLLLVGAAVGVSLVLGVALALAMRRWARCRMLGFAVLNFLQTIPSLALFGLLLAPLAWLGAHVEWLGALGVSGIGAAPALLALVGYSLLPMVRNTFVALDEVDPGVIDAARGMGMSRGQVFRQVRLPLAAPVILEGIRITTVQAIGLTAVAALIGAGGLGTFIFQGLGQAAMDMVLLGALPILVMALLADALLGALTDLTRQGEAT; encoded by the coding sequence ATGAGCCGCGGGGTGAACGAGGAGACAGGGAACAGGGATGTGCCTCGCCCCAACGTCGTGCTGCTGAGCCTGCTGATGGCGACCCTGGTCGCCTGGAGCGGGCTCGATGCCGTCAGCGTGGCGCCCAATCGCATCGTACCCGGCCAGGGCCATGCCGCCTGGGAGGCGGCCGGCTGGCCGGTTTTTTTGATCAGCCTGGCGCCGCTGCTCGCCGTGCTGGCGCTGGCCTGGCGCCCGCAACGATGCCGCCTGCGCTGGGCCCTGGGGCTGGTGGTGGCGATGCTCGCCGCACTGCCGGCCTGGCTGGCGCTGGCCGCGGCCAGGCTGGTCGAGGCCGATCTGCCCCAGGCGCGCATGGGCGTGAGCGCCGGGGTCTGGGTGGCGCTGTTCCTGCTGCTGCTGGCGCTGATCGAGCTGCGCACGCGTTTGGCGCTGTCGCGGACGCTGGGCTGGTCGCTGCTGCTGGTGCCGCTGGCGAGCTTCGCCGCCTGGCTGACGTTCGGCCTCGAACCGCTGGCGCTGCGCCAGGAGTTCCTGGCCCGCCGCGACGGCTTCATCGCCGCCATTGTCGAGCATCTGCTGCTGGTCGGCGCCGCCGTCGGCGTCAGTTTAGTGCTCGGCGTGGCCCTGGCGCTGGCCATGCGCCGCTGGGCGCGCTGCCGCATGCTCGGCTTCGCGGTGCTCAACTTCCTGCAGACCATTCCCAGCCTGGCGCTGTTCGGTCTGCTGCTGGCGCCGCTGGCCTGGCTGGGCGCCCACGTCGAGTGGCTGGGGGCGCTGGGCGTGAGCGGCATCGGCGCCGCGCCGGCGCTGCTGGCGCTGGTCGGCTACAGCCTGCTGCCGATGGTGCGCAACACCTTCGTGGCCCTCGATGAGGTCGACCCCGGCGTGATCGACGCGGCCCGGGGCATGGGCATGAGTCGCGGCCAGGTGTTCCGTCAGGTGCGCCTGCCGCTGGCCGCGCCGGTGATCCTCGAGGGCATTCGCATCACCACCGTGCAGGCCATCGGCCTGACCGCCGTGGCCGCGCTGATCGGCGCCGGCGGCCTCGGCACCTTCATCTTTCAGGGGCTGGGGCAGGCGGCCATGGACATGGTGCTGCTCGGCGCCCTGCCGATCCTGGTCATGGCGCTGCTCGCCGATGCCTTGCTGGGCGCCCTGACCGACCTTACACGCCAGGGAGAGGCCACATGA
- the osmF gene encoding glycine betaine ABC transporter substrate-binding protein OsmF yields MQPALTRLAAIAAGTLMTLGAAQAQDAAGEPVVIASKIDTEGSVLGQLILQRLEAGGIAVEDRLQLGATSIVRTALTAGEIDLYPEYTGNGAFFFDMADSPVWKDPQQAYETVRQKDREANDLVWLTPAEANNTWAISVRGDLARAHELASLEDLAGYLDDGGEFKLAASAEFVESPQALPAFQDAYGFELSEDELLVLSGGNTAATMRAAAQQTSGVNAAMTYGTDGGLKALDLHVLDDTLGVQPVYQPAPVVRAEVLEAHPEIETLLAPVFEALDRDTLQRLNGDVAVNGRDPAKVAGDFLDTLDE; encoded by the coding sequence ATGCAGCCAGCACTGACACGTCTCGCCGCCATCGCGGCCGGCACCCTGATGACCCTGGGCGCGGCGCAGGCCCAGGACGCCGCCGGAGAGCCGGTGGTGATCGCCTCCAAGATCGACACCGAGGGCTCGGTGCTCGGGCAGCTGATCCTGCAACGCCTGGAGGCCGGCGGCATCGCGGTGGAGGATCGCCTGCAGCTGGGCGCCACCAGCATCGTGCGCACGGCCCTGACCGCCGGGGAGATCGATCTCTACCCGGAATACACCGGCAACGGCGCTTTCTTCTTCGACATGGCCGACAGCCCGGTGTGGAAGGACCCCCAGCAGGCCTATGAGACGGTCCGTCAGAAGGATCGCGAAGCCAACGATCTGGTGTGGCTGACGCCCGCCGAGGCCAACAACACCTGGGCGATCAGCGTGCGCGGCGATCTGGCCCGCGCGCACGAGCTGGCGAGCCTCGAGGACCTGGCCGGCTATCTCGACGACGGCGGCGAGTTCAAGCTGGCGGCGAGCGCCGAGTTCGTCGAGTCGCCCCAGGCGCTGCCGGCCTTCCAGGACGCCTATGGCTTCGAGCTCTCCGAGGACGAGCTGCTGGTGCTCTCCGGCGGCAATACCGCCGCCACCATGCGGGCCGCCGCCCAGCAGACCAGCGGCGTTAACGCCGCCATGACCTACGGCACCGACGGCGGCCTCAAGGCCCTCGATCTGCACGTGCTGGACGACACCCTCGGCGTGCAGCCGGTCTATCAGCCGGCGCCGGTGGTACGCGCCGAGGTGCTCGAGGCGCATCCCGAGATCGAGACCCTGCTGGCGCCGGTGTTCGAGGCGCTGGACCGCGACACCCTGCAGCGGCTCAACGGCGATGTGGCCGTCAACGGCCGTGATCCGGCCAAGGTGGCCGGCGACTTCCTCGACACCCTGGACGAATGA
- a CDS encoding DUF1853 family protein gives MPPFRDDIRPWRHPLVRDLAWLLQAPDLITLETPGRPDRRSLGLESDAALSDYLSHLDDAPSDLERYVGAALEGRMGHYHERLWQFLLDTAPNTRLLAHNLPVLQERRTLGELDLIYAESPDPVPVHLEVAIKYYLGLTEGPGADDDQARWVGPGGLDSLALKRHHLEHHQLPLAQRPLARQALAERLGAPVPGLRQRLAMPGVLFYPWQTPLPSPRQATPDHLRGQWLHWHDWPAWCERLPENALGAWLCKPHWLAFPPLPQMSPLSVLEHRLRLHFLRGGAPVQLAILLDTTSSPSWQRVFVVDDAWPHRLPLPPA, from the coding sequence ATGCCGCCATTCCGCGATGACATCCGCCCCTGGCGCCACCCGCTGGTACGCGACCTGGCCTGGCTGTTGCAAGCACCTGACCTGATCACCCTCGAGACCCCCGGCCGCCCCGATCGCCGCAGCCTGGGTCTCGAGAGCGACGCCGCCCTGAGCGACTATCTGAGCCACCTGGACGACGCCCCGAGCGATCTGGAGCGCTACGTCGGCGCGGCCCTGGAGGGCCGCATGGGCCACTATCACGAGCGCCTGTGGCAGTTCCTGCTCGATACCGCACCGAATACCCGCCTGCTCGCCCACAACCTGCCGGTGCTTCAGGAACGTCGCACCCTGGGCGAGCTCGACCTGATCTACGCCGAGTCGCCGGATCCTGTGCCCGTCCATCTCGAGGTGGCGATCAAGTACTACCTGGGTCTCACCGAGGGCCCGGGCGCCGACGACGATCAGGCTCGCTGGGTCGGCCCCGGCGGGCTCGACAGCCTGGCCCTCAAGCGCCATCACCTGGAGCACCACCAGCTGCCGCTGGCCCAGCGCCCGCTGGCGCGCCAGGCGCTGGCCGAACGGCTGGGAGCGCCGGTGCCGGGGCTGCGTCAGCGCCTGGCCATGCCCGGGGTGCTGTTCTACCCCTGGCAGACGCCTCTGCCCTCCCCGCGCCAGGCCACGCCCGACCACCTGCGCGGCCAGTGGCTGCACTGGCACGACTGGCCAGCCTGGTGCGAGCGCCTGCCGGAAAACGCGCTCGGCGCCTGGCTGTGCAAGCCTCACTGGCTGGCGTTTCCTCCCCTCCCGCAGATGAGCCCGCTGTCGGTCCTCGAGCATCGGCTGCGCCTGCACTTTCTCCGCGGCGGCGCGCCGGTTCAGCTCGCCATCCTTCTCGACACCACCTCGTCCCCGAGCTGGCAGCGCGTCTTCGTCGTCGACGATGCCTGGCCCCATCGCCTCCCGCTGCCACCGGCATGA
- the cysS gene encoding cysteine--tRNA ligase → MQIYNTLTRRKETFTPIEPGKVRMYVCGMTVYDFCHLGHARVMVAFDVITRYLRARGYDVSYVRNITDIDDKILKRADENGETIEALTDRMIDAMHEDEGRLGVLRPDAEPRATQHLDEIVSMIQTLIDKGYAYAADNGDVYYRVRRFDGYGKLNNRDLDDMRSGARIDVDEHKEDPLDFVLWKAAKPGEVNWLSPWGEGRPGWHIECSAMSTCCLGETFDIHGGGPDLTFPHHENEIAQSEAATGKPYVNTWMHAGAVRVNQEKMSKSLGNFFTIRDVLEHHDAEVVRYLLVSSHYRSPINYAPESLADARKSLERFYNALDGLALDGVEVREGEVDARFDERFTAAMDDDFNTAEAVSVLFDLARELNRAKKESPEQAPALAAELRRLGGVLGLLQQAPAAFLKGAGAGELPLTEAEIEAKIAERAAAKKARDFATADGIRDELAALGIVLKDSREGTGWVFEAPGD, encoded by the coding sequence ATGCAGATCTACAACACCCTGACGCGTCGCAAGGAAACCTTCACGCCCATCGAGCCGGGCAAGGTGCGCATGTACGTCTGCGGCATGACCGTCTATGACTTCTGTCACCTGGGCCACGCCCGGGTGATGGTGGCCTTCGACGTCATCACCCGCTACCTGCGGGCCCGCGGCTACGACGTCAGCTACGTGCGCAACATCACCGACATCGACGACAAGATCCTCAAGCGGGCGGACGAGAACGGCGAGACCATCGAGGCGCTCACCGACCGCATGATCGATGCCATGCACGAGGACGAGGGCCGCCTGGGCGTGCTGCGTCCGGACGCCGAGCCGCGTGCGACCCAGCACCTGGACGAGATTGTCTCGATGATCCAGACGCTGATCGACAAGGGCTATGCCTACGCGGCGGACAACGGCGACGTCTACTACCGGGTGCGCAGGTTCGACGGCTACGGCAAGCTCAACAACCGTGACCTGGACGACATGCGCTCCGGCGCCCGGATCGACGTCGACGAGCACAAGGAAGACCCGCTCGACTTCGTGCTGTGGAAGGCCGCCAAGCCCGGCGAGGTCAACTGGCTCTCGCCCTGGGGCGAGGGGCGTCCGGGCTGGCACATCGAGTGCTCGGCGATGTCCACCTGCTGCCTGGGCGAGACCTTCGACATCCACGGCGGCGGGCCGGACCTGACCTTCCCGCACCACGAGAACGAGATCGCCCAGAGCGAGGCCGCCACCGGCAAGCCCTACGTCAACACCTGGATGCACGCCGGCGCGGTGCGGGTGAACCAGGAGAAGATGTCCAAGTCGCTGGGCAACTTCTTCACCATCCGCGACGTGCTCGAGCATCACGACGCCGAGGTGGTGCGCTACCTGCTGGTGTCGAGCCACTATCGCAGCCCGATCAACTACGCGCCGGAGTCGCTGGCCGACGCCCGTAAGTCGCTGGAGCGTTTCTACAATGCTCTGGACGGGCTGGCCCTGGACGGCGTCGAGGTGCGCGAAGGCGAGGTCGATGCGCGCTTCGACGAGCGCTTCACCGCGGCCATGGACGACGACTTCAACACCGCCGAGGCGGTGTCGGTGCTGTTCGACCTCGCCCGCGAGCTCAACCGCGCCAAGAAGGAAAGCCCCGAGCAGGCGCCGGCCCTGGCCGCCGAGCTCAGGCGCCTGGGCGGGGTGCTCGGCCTGCTGCAGCAGGCGCCGGCGGCCTTCCTGAAGGGCGCCGGGGCCGGCGAGCTGCCGCTGACCGAGGCCGAGATCGAGGCCAAAATCGCCGAGCGTGCCGCGGCCAAGAAGGCCCGCGACTTCGCCACCGCCGACGGCATCCGCGACGAGTTGGCCGCACTGGGCATCGTGCTCAAGGACAGCCGCGAAGGTACCGGCTGGGTGTTCGAGGCGCCGGGCGACTGA
- a CDS encoding glutamine--tRNA ligase/YqeY domain fusion protein: MTSETTSAPNFIRNQISEEIEAGRQGKIVTRFPPEPNGFLHIGHAKSICLNFGLAEQFGGDCHLRFDDTNPAKEEQAYIDAIKEDVSWLGYEWAGDVRFASDYFETLYEWAQHLIREGKAYVDDLSPEEMREYRGTLTEAGTPSPYRERSVEENLNLLERMRVGEFAEGEKVLRAKIDMAAPNINLRDPILYRIRHASHHQTGDTWKIYPSYDFTHGQSDALEGVTHSVCTLEFEDHRPLYEWFLDNLPVPAKPRQIEFARLNLNYTLTSKRKLKLLVDENIVDGWDDPRLPTLSGMRRRGYTPASIRKFCEMIGVTRADGGLVDIAMLYHAIRSDLEDNAPRAMCVLKPLKVVLTNVAEDFAETYRVAGHPAREDMGVREIPFGREIYIDRDDFMEEPPKKFFRLAPGKEVRLRNSYVIRCDEVIKDEAGEVSELRCSVDFDTLGKNPEGRKVKGVIHWVSAAQAVPMEVRLYDNLFTVEQPDKDKDADFLEHLNPESLTVVQAMGEPSLADAAPESRFQFERVGYFCADRHACRDGTLVFNRTVGLKDGWAKAQKKG, from the coding sequence ATGACCAGCGAGACCACCAGCGCGCCGAACTTCATTCGCAACCAGATCAGCGAAGAGATCGAGGCCGGCCGACAGGGGAAGATCGTCACCCGCTTCCCGCCGGAGCCCAACGGCTTCCTGCACATCGGCCATGCCAAGTCGATCTGTCTGAATTTCGGGCTCGCCGAGCAGTTCGGTGGCGACTGTCATCTGCGCTTCGACGACACCAATCCGGCGAAGGAAGAGCAGGCCTATATCGACGCCATCAAGGAAGACGTCAGCTGGCTGGGCTATGAGTGGGCCGGCGATGTGCGCTTCGCCTCGGACTACTTCGAGACCCTCTACGAGTGGGCCCAGCACCTGATCCGCGAGGGCAAGGCCTACGTCGATGATCTGTCCCCGGAAGAGATGCGCGAGTATCGCGGCACCCTGACCGAGGCCGGCACGCCGAGCCCCTACCGCGAGCGCAGCGTCGAGGAGAACCTCAACCTGCTGGAGCGCATGCGCGTCGGCGAGTTCGCCGAGGGCGAGAAGGTGCTGCGCGCCAAGATCGACATGGCCGCGCCGAACATCAACCTGCGCGACCCGATCCTCTATCGCATCCGCCACGCCTCGCACCATCAGACCGGCGACACGTGGAAGATCTACCCGTCCTACGACTTCACCCACGGCCAGTCCGATGCCCTGGAAGGGGTGACGCACTCCGTCTGCACCCTGGAGTTCGAGGATCACCGCCCGCTGTACGAGTGGTTCCTGGACAACCTTCCGGTGCCGGCCAAGCCGCGCCAGATCGAGTTCGCGCGGCTGAACCTGAACTACACCCTGACCTCCAAGCGCAAGCTCAAGCTGCTGGTGGACGAGAACATCGTCGACGGCTGGGACGACCCGCGCCTGCCGACGCTGTCCGGCATGCGTCGCCGCGGCTATACCCCGGCCTCGATCCGCAAGTTCTGCGAGATGATCGGCGTGACCCGCGCCGACGGCGGCCTGGTCGATATCGCCATGCTCTACCACGCGATCCGTTCTGACCTCGAGGACAACGCGCCGCGCGCCATGTGCGTGCTCAAGCCGCTCAAGGTGGTGCTGACCAATGTCGCCGAGGACTTCGCGGAGACCTACCGGGTCGCCGGGCATCCGGCCCGCGAGGACATGGGTGTGCGCGAGATTCCCTTCGGCCGGGAAATCTACATCGATCGCGACGACTTCATGGAGGAGCCGCCGAAGAAGTTCTTCCGCCTGGCGCCGGGCAAGGAAGTGCGGCTGCGCAACTCCTACGTCATCCGCTGCGACGAGGTGATCAAGGACGAGGCCGGCGAGGTCAGCGAGCTGCGCTGCTCGGTCGATTTCGATACCCTCGGCAAGAACCCCGAGGGCCGCAAGGTCAAGGGCGTGATCCACTGGGTCAGCGCCGCCCAGGCGGTGCCGATGGAGGTGCGTCTCTACGACAACCTGTTCACCGTCGAGCAGCCGGACAAGGACAAGGACGCCGACTTCCTCGAGCACCTCAACCCCGAGTCGCTGACCGTGGTGCAGGCCATGGGCGAGCCGAGCCTGGCCGATGCCGCGCCCGAGAGTCGCTTCCAGTTCGAGCGGGTCGGCTACTTCTGCGCCGACCGCCACGCCTGCCGCGACGGCACGCTGGTGTTCAACCGCACCGTGGGACTCAAGGATGGCTGGGCCAAGGCCCAGAAGAAGGGCTGA
- a CDS encoding peptidylprolyl isomerase — MIILQTNFGDIHVALNHDKAPKTAANFEQYVRDGYYDNTLFHRVIDGFMVQGGGFDLDFNQKQTRGPIENEADNGLANTRGTLAMARTQDPHSASAQFFINVADNDFLNHRGKNLQGWGYCVFGEVVEGMDVVERIKGVATTRRGMHADVPAEDVIIQRAYVQDDAEA, encoded by the coding sequence ATGATCATCTTGCAGACCAATTTCGGCGATATTCATGTCGCCCTGAACCACGACAAGGCGCCGAAGACCGCCGCCAATTTCGAGCAGTACGTGCGCGACGGCTACTACGACAACACCCTGTTCCATCGCGTGATCGACGGTTTCATGGTCCAGGGCGGCGGCTTCGACCTGGACTTCAACCAGAAGCAGACCCGCGGCCCGATCGAGAACGAGGCCGACAACGGCCTGGCCAACACCCGCGGCACCCTGGCCATGGCCCGCACCCAGGACCCGCACTCCGCCAGCGCCCAGTTCTTCATCAACGTGGCCGACAACGACTTCCTCAACCATCGCGGCAAGAACCTGCAAGGCTGGGGCTACTGCGTGTTCGGCGAGGTCGTCGAGGGCATGGACGTGGTCGAGCGCATCAAGGGCGTGGCCACCACCCGCCGCGGCATGCACGCCGACGTGCCGGCCGAGGACGTGATCATCCAGCGCGCCTACGTCCAGGACGACGCCGAGGCCTGA
- a CDS encoding UDP-2,3-diacylglucosamine diphosphatase gives MSTLLISDLHLHPGAPAITEGFLNWLETRAAGAEALYILGDFFEAWIGDDLLDLGAADPTGTAALAARIAEALKRRAEAGTTIYLMHGNRDFLLGQRFAEAAGATLLPDPSVVNLGDERVLLMHGDSLCTRDEAYMTFRAKARDPQWQAQILAMPIPERIALARQLRDQSGEANSNKAEDIMDVTPAEVVEALREHGVTTMIHGHTHRPAIHDVDIDGTPARRFVLGDWQPDQGWEIESVPGQAPVLRDFPLQD, from the coding sequence ATGTCGACCCTGCTGATCTCCGATCTTCACCTGCATCCCGGCGCCCCGGCCATCACCGAGGGCTTCCTGAACTGGCTGGAGACCCGCGCCGCCGGCGCCGAGGCGCTCTATATCCTCGGCGACTTCTTCGAGGCCTGGATCGGCGATGACCTGCTGGACCTCGGCGCCGCCGACCCCACCGGCACCGCCGCGCTCGCCGCGCGCATCGCCGAGGCCCTGAAGCGGCGCGCCGAGGCCGGCACCACGATCTACCTGATGCACGGCAACCGCGACTTCCTGCTCGGGCAACGCTTCGCCGAAGCCGCCGGCGCCACCCTGCTTCCCGATCCCAGCGTGGTCAACCTCGGCGACGAGCGGGTGCTGCTGATGCACGGCGACAGCCTGTGCACCCGGGACGAGGCCTACATGACCTTCCGCGCCAAGGCCCGCGACCCGCAGTGGCAGGCGCAGATCCTGGCCATGCCGATTCCCGAGCGCATCGCGCTCGCCAGGCAGCTGCGCGACCAGTCCGGGGAGGCCAACTCGAACAAGGCCGAGGACATCATGGACGTGACGCCGGCCGAAGTGGTCGAGGCCCTGCGCGAGCACGGCGTGACCACGATGATTCACGGCCATACCCACCGCCCCGCCATCCATGACGTCGACATCGACGGCACGCCGGCGCGTCGCTTCGTGCTGGGCGACTGGCAGCCGGACCAGGGCTGGGAAATCGAGAGCGTCCCGGGACAGGCGCCGGTGCTGCGCGACTTCCCGCTGCAGGACTGA
- a CDS encoding CobW family GTP-binding protein, with translation MARPPLRDIPAHLITGFLGGGKSTLIHHLIAHKPPGERWAVLINEFGQVGVDQTMFAERDDVVVQALPGGCLCCQLATVLQTSLVQLLRRERPDRLIIEPSGLGHPSGLIELLRGEAFAGVLSLRDVVTVLDPRRLDDPRARGHETFLDQLRLADGVALTMVDRLDAARVTAARDWLAETLPGERWVVEAPHGRLPVARLLEGGAHREGAEPASPAAHRAQATAQAQIQTQTPGLLLDLDARAPRVGAPVRESGASLGHESLGWRWHADEVFAAAAITAWLDALPAALRVKGVLHTDTGWVTVNRARNDAPLSPSEWRRDSRLELIAEAGGMPDAEALEAGLVGCRRSVT, from the coding sequence ATGGCCCGGCCGCCGCTTCGCGATATTCCCGCCCATCTGATCACCGGCTTCCTGGGGGGTGGCAAGAGTACGCTCATCCACCACCTGATCGCGCACAAGCCACCCGGCGAGCGCTGGGCGGTGCTGATCAACGAGTTCGGCCAGGTCGGCGTCGACCAGACGATGTTCGCCGAACGCGACGATGTCGTGGTTCAGGCCCTGCCGGGCGGCTGCCTGTGCTGTCAGCTGGCCACGGTGCTGCAGACGAGCCTGGTGCAGCTGCTGCGACGCGAGCGGCCCGACCGGCTGATCATCGAGCCCTCCGGGCTCGGCCACCCGTCGGGGCTGATCGAGCTGCTGCGGGGAGAGGCCTTCGCCGGTGTGCTCTCGCTTCGGGACGTGGTGACGGTACTGGATCCGCGGCGCCTGGACGATCCGCGCGCGCGAGGCCACGAGACCTTCCTCGATCAGCTGCGGCTGGCCGACGGCGTGGCCCTGACCATGGTCGATCGGCTCGACGCGGCGCGGGTGACGGCGGCGCGGGACTGGCTGGCCGAGACGCTGCCGGGTGAACGCTGGGTCGTCGAGGCGCCTCACGGTCGCCTGCCGGTCGCGCGGTTGCTCGAGGGTGGCGCTCACCGGGAGGGAGCCGAGCCTGCCTCTCCGGCGGCGCATCGTGCTCAGGCCACGGCTCAGGCCCAGATCCAGACCCAGACGCCGGGGCTCTTGCTCGATCTCGACGCCCGGGCGCCGCGCGTCGGGGCGCCGGTGCGCGAGAGCGGCGCGTCACTGGGCCATGAAAGCCTCGGCTGGCGCTGGCATGCCGATGAGGTCTTCGCCGCCGCGGCCATCACGGCCTGGCTGGACGCCCTGCCGGCGGCGCTGCGGGTCAAGGGCGTGCTGCACACGGACACGGGATGGGTCACGGTCAATCGCGCGAGGAACGACGCGCCGCTCTCGCCCAGCGAGTGGCGCCGCGACTCGCGCCTGGAGCTGATCGCCGAGGCCGGAGGGATGCCGGACGCCGAGGCGCTCGAGGCCGGGCTTGTCGGCTGTCGTCGATCGGTGACTTGA